Part of the Paenibacillus antri genome is shown below.
GAAGGCGGCGCAGCTGTTCGTCGGCGCGCTCCCGGTGTTGATCGTTTATCCGTTTCTGCAGCGGCATTTTACGAAAGGGATTGTCCTCGGCAGTGTGAAGGAGTGATAATAGGGTAAGCCGCAAGTGGATATCAATCGCAAGTAAGGAGCACCGCCATGCGCTTCTTCGGAACGACCGGCAGAAGATTTTCGATCTTTACCAAGCTTGTTCTCGCCTTCCTCGTGGTGATCGCCCCGCTGTATGCGCTTGGGGCGTTCGTCAACGACCGGGGGGCGAAATTCGTCGAGCAAGAAATATCCGAGTCGCTGCGTCAGCAGGCCGAATTCTACTCGACGTCGCTGGAGACCGAATTCGAACGGATGATGGCGCTACAGCGCGAATTTATGGCCGACGAAGATTTGGGGTCGCTCTCCGTGCTCGAAGAGCGGCTGTCGACGTATGAACGGGTGATGGCGATGAGGCGGCTTCAAGCGCGTCTCAGCCTGATTAAGGAGTCCAGCCTCTACATCTCCAGAGCCAGAGCGTACATCCCGTCGATCGGGCGGATTATTTCCTCTAACGGAGGGGTCAATACGCTCGACCGGGTCCGGCTGGAGGAGCTCAAGTCGGATGCGATTCTTGCGTCTCTGCCCTTCGTCCATAAGGACGGGGAATTGTTCATTCGGGAATATTACCCGAGCCCGTTCAATTTGGATGTGCGCGATCCGAACTTCGTCCTGGAGCTGCAAGTGTCGGTGCCAGCGCTGTACCGGTTCCTCGAACAGCTGCCCGGTTACGAGAACGGCGGCGCGGTATTGGTGCAGGAGCGCGTCGCGATCGTCAGCGAGAAGCATGCGGCTTCCTATGATAAGATTAAAGATCAAGTGGAGGCGCAGCTCTCCCTGTGGGCGGAGCAGGACGCCGTCGTCGGCGGGCCGTCCGAAGCCAGAACGGCGACGCTGACGCTTCAGGATGAACATTACTTGACGGTGCGCGTCTACTCGCCGTCGATCCATTCGCATATGATCGTATACGTTCCGGAGCGAGAAGTCATGGGGCCGCTGCAGAAATACCGGACGTATATGTGGTTAATATCCGGCATCGCTCTGTCGGTCGTGCTCGTCTTCGCGTATTGGATTTACCGCGTCATTCACCGTCCGCTTCGGAAGATGGTCGGCGCGTTCCGCAAAGTCGAGCAGGGTAACCTGCAGGTCGACATCCGACACGAGAGCAACGACGAATTCCGCTATATGTACGAGAAGTTCAATTTTATGGTGGCCCACCTGAACAAGCTGATCTACGAGGTGTACGAACAGAAAATCCATCTGCAGCAATCCGAGCTGAAGCAGCTTCAGTCGCAGATCAACCCCCATTTTCTATATAACAGCTTCTATTTGCTGTATCGGATGACGAAGGCCCACGACGTGGAAAACGCGACCCGGTTCACCCGATTCCTGGGCGACTATTATCAATATCTCACGAGGAACGCGAAGGAAGAGGTTCGCCTCGAGGATGAAATCCGGCATGTGCGGGCGTATACGGAAATTCAATCGATCCGCTTCGCGGACCGTATCCGCGTGACGCTGGAGGATCCGCCGGCCGAGGCGCGCGCCGTCCCGGTGCCTCGCCTCATCCTGCAGCCGATCGTGGAGAACGCTTACCAGCATGGGTTCGACCTCGACTTGGACGATTGCCGTCTTCAGATCGGCTTCGCGCTCGAACGGTCGCCGGGGAACGAACCGCTGCTGTCCATCGTCGTCCGGGACAACGGAGCGGGCATGAGCGACGAGCAGTTCGAGGCGTGGCGGGAAGCGTTCCGGCTCGATCAGCCGATCCGCGAGGTGACCGGCATGCTGAACGTGCATCGGCGCTTGAAGTTGAAATACGGCGAACGCGCCGGCGTTCGACTCGCCTCCGGCGAGCCGGGATTGGTCGTCGTCATTACGCTTCCGGCGAACCTGCCGCCGGAGACGGGCGCACCGGAAGGAGGAGCCTGACATGCAGAAATTATTGATCGTCGACGATGAGCCGCTAGCAGTGAACTACTTGGTGGAGACGCTGCTCGAGACGCCGAATCTCCAACTCGACATCGCGAAGGCGTATTCGGGGAAGGAGGCACTCGCGAAGCTCGGTTCCGGCGGCGTGGACGTGCTGCTTACGGACATTCGCATGCCCGGCATGAACGGAATGGAGTTGGCCGACGAAATCTTGAAGCGATATCCGCGCTGTCGGGTCATCTTCCTGACGGGCTACAACGATTTCGAATATGTTCAGTCGGCGCTGCGCAAGGGCGGCGTCGACTATGTGCTCAAGACCGAAGGCGACGCCGTCATCGTCGCCGCGATCGAGAAGGCCGTCGCGGATATCGAAGCCGAGGTGAACGAGAAGCAAATTTTGCAGAAGGCGAGGCAGCAGGTGCACCTTGCGCTCCCGTCGCTTCGCCGGGATTACCTGGTCGAGTTTCTCCAAGGCGACGTCGACGGCGCGGCCGCCCGGCGGAAGCGGTTCGAGGAGCTGGACATCGATCTCGATCCGGGCGCGCCCGTGTTCGCGGCGCTCGGTCGGATCGACGAATGGGGCTCCTTCGCCGCGCCGGCGGACCGCGTGCTGCTGTTTTATTCCATCCATAATATCGCGGAGGAATACTTCAAACCGGCGGTGCGCATCGTCACGTTCCAATACGACCGGACGCGCACCGTCTGGCTCATTCAGCCGAAGGAAGGGGAATCCGCGGAATCGGCCCGCGGCGCGCAGGAGGTATGCGCCGATCGGATTCAAGCCGCCTGCAAGAGCTTGCTTAAGGTCCCCTTCTCCATCGCGTTGTCCGGCGAACCGGTCGCGTGGGAGAGCGTCTCCAGCCGAATCGAAGAGCTGAAGCTGCAGCTTACGTTCCGATTGGGCGCCGGCGAGGAGGTGCTCCTCACGGCTCTGCCCGGGGAGGAGCCGTCGCGCCGTTCGAGCCGGCTGCTCCACGAAATCGGCCGGCTCCGATCCAACATTCACAAGCTGGACTTGCTGGAATCGTATATGGACAACGGGATGAAGGGGTCGTTCGTTGACTTGTACGATGAGTTGTTCCAGGTGGACGAGACGCTGTTTTCCGATGAAGACGGGAAATGGCTCGGCCTCGAAGTATTTTCCCACATCTCGGCGTTCTTCCTGACGTATATGAACAAGCGGGAGCTGTTCGGGGCGATCGGAAAGCATGTCCATACCGAGAAAATCTACAACGCGGACCGTCATTCCGGACTCCACGGGATGATCGACTTCTTCGGGAAACTCGGGACCGCGATCGCCGAGCACAACGGACATCGGCAGAAGGAGCGCACCCACGATATCATCGACCGGGCGCATCGATACATCCATCAGTTTTTGCACGAGGAGCTGTCGCTCACGAAGCTGGCCGAAGTCGTGTATTTGAGTCCGCCTTACTTCTCCAGAATGTACAAACAGATCACGGGCCAAGGCTTGTTGGAGTATATCAACGAGACGAGAATTCAGAAGGCCAAGCTGCTGCTGAAGACGACGGAGAAGAAAATTCACGATATCGCCGCGGAGGTCGGCCTCGAATCGGCGCCGTACTTCACCCGGTTGTTCCGCAAGAAGGTCGGGGTAACGCCTCAGGAGTATAGGGAAAGCAGCAAAGGGATGGAGGCGCTGTAGGGTTATGAAGCGGATGACATTCGCCGCGGTCGCGCTGCTGCTCGCGTTATCCGCCTGCATCGGAGGGGAAAGCCCCGGCAATGAGAGGTCCGGCGATGCGGACTTGGATCGGGAGGAAAGCTTGTCCATGACGGATCCGCTATATCGATACGACCCGCCGATCGAGGTGTCGACCGTTCGCAGTACCGACCAAGCGATGAAATTCGTCGAAGGGGAATCGCTAGACGATAACATCTGGACGAGGATCTTCGAAGAACGGTACGGCATCCGAGTCCGTAATTTATGGATCGTCGATTCGCTGCAATATGCTCAGAAGCTGAACATCTCGATCGCGTCGGGAGAGCTGCCGGACTTCTTCCTCGCCTCGAAGGAGGAGATGAAGCGGCTGCACGAAGCCGGCCAGCTCGAGGACCTGTCCGGCTTGCTGCAACAGTACGGTAGTCCGTTTCTGAAAGAGCTGCTCCGGCAGGACGACGGCGTCAGCCTGCAGGCCGCGACGTTCGACGGCAAGCTGGCCGGACTGCCGAAGATGATGGTGAACGGCGGCGTCAGCACGGCGGAGATGCTGTGGGTGCGCGTCGATTGGCTAAAGAAGCTCGGCTTGCCCGAGCCGCGGACGATCGACGACGTCGTCGACATCGCGACGGCGTTCGCCAAGAACGATCCGGACGGGAACGGGATCGACGATACCTCGGGGCTTGGCGTCAACAACGAGTTGTTTCTGTATCACGGTTCGCTCAAAGGGTTTTTCAACGGCTTCGGCGCATACCCGGAAATCTGGATCGAGGATTCGGACGGTCGACTCGTCTTCGGGTCGATCCAACCGGAGATGAAGACGGCGCTGGCCCGCCTCCGGAACATGTACGCGGCGGGAGTCATCGATCCGGAGTTCGCGGTCAAGCCTTGGACGAAGCTGACGGAGGAGATCGCGTCGGGCAAGCTCGGATTGGCTTACGGCTCCG
Proteins encoded:
- a CDS encoding sensor histidine kinase; the encoded protein is MRFFGTTGRRFSIFTKLVLAFLVVIAPLYALGAFVNDRGAKFVEQEISESLRQQAEFYSTSLETEFERMMALQREFMADEDLGSLSVLEERLSTYERVMAMRRLQARLSLIKESSLYISRARAYIPSIGRIISSNGGVNTLDRVRLEELKSDAILASLPFVHKDGELFIREYYPSPFNLDVRDPNFVLELQVSVPALYRFLEQLPGYENGGAVLVQERVAIVSEKHAASYDKIKDQVEAQLSLWAEQDAVVGGPSEARTATLTLQDEHYLTVRVYSPSIHSHMIVYVPEREVMGPLQKYRTYMWLISGIALSVVLVFAYWIYRVIHRPLRKMVGAFRKVEQGNLQVDIRHESNDEFRYMYEKFNFMVAHLNKLIYEVYEQKIHLQQSELKQLQSQINPHFLYNSFYLLYRMTKAHDVENATRFTRFLGDYYQYLTRNAKEEVRLEDEIRHVRAYTEIQSIRFADRIRVTLEDPPAEARAVPVPRLILQPIVENAYQHGFDLDLDDCRLQIGFALERSPGNEPLLSIVVRDNGAGMSDEQFEAWREAFRLDQPIREVTGMLNVHRRLKLKYGERAGVRLASGEPGLVVVITLPANLPPETGAPEGGA
- a CDS encoding response regulator transcription factor → MQKLLIVDDEPLAVNYLVETLLETPNLQLDIAKAYSGKEALAKLGSGGVDVLLTDIRMPGMNGMELADEILKRYPRCRVIFLTGYNDFEYVQSALRKGGVDYVLKTEGDAVIVAAIEKAVADIEAEVNEKQILQKARQQVHLALPSLRRDYLVEFLQGDVDGAAARRKRFEELDIDLDPGAPVFAALGRIDEWGSFAAPADRVLLFYSIHNIAEEYFKPAVRIVTFQYDRTRTVWLIQPKEGESAESARGAQEVCADRIQAACKSLLKVPFSIALSGEPVAWESVSSRIEELKLQLTFRLGAGEEVLLTALPGEEPSRRSSRLLHEIGRLRSNIHKLDLLESYMDNGMKGSFVDLYDELFQVDETLFSDEDGKWLGLEVFSHISAFFLTYMNKRELFGAIGKHVHTEKIYNADRHSGLHGMIDFFGKLGTAIAEHNGHRQKERTHDIIDRAHRYIHQFLHEELSLTKLAEVVYLSPPYFSRMYKQITGQGLLEYINETRIQKAKLLLKTTEKKIHDIAAEVGLESAPYFTRLFRKKVGVTPQEYRESSKGMEAL
- a CDS encoding extracellular solute-binding protein yields the protein MKRMTFAAVALLLALSACIGGESPGNERSGDADLDREESLSMTDPLYRYDPPIEVSTVRSTDQAMKFVEGESLDDNIWTRIFEERYGIRVRNLWIVDSLQYAQKLNISIASGELPDFFLASKEEMKRLHEAGQLEDLSGLLQQYGSPFLKELLRQDDGVSLQAATFDGKLAGLPKMMVNGGVSTAEMLWVRVDWLKKLGLPEPRTIDDVVDIATAFAKNDPDGNGIDDTSGLGVNNELFLYHGSLKGFFNGFGAYPEIWIEDSDGRLVFGSIQPEMKTALARLRNMYAAGVIDPEFAVKPWTKLTEEIASGKLGLAYGSVSDGGYIHKVNVDNDPNAEWKPYPIASADGAPAKPQLMDAADSFYVVKKGARHPEAMIKLANIYLRHFYEINYAPEPNPFVSSPDGIFPGRYQPVTIDPLTVNLEAYRQVQEALSSGEGDGLPFPASLHYDRLTQYFAGDRDMWFSSAVFGPEGSYSVIDAYDNSGGGRFNAFQGAATPTMVERLAPLLRLQDETFTRIIMGEGPLEQFDRYVEEWRRFGGDRMTEEVNRWASQPHNNDR